One window from the genome of Bacillus sp. (in: firmicutes) encodes:
- a CDS encoding Asp23/Gls24 family envelope stress response protein has translation MITRILEKGTLSISEDVFAIISSIVIDEMEGIHGTVSDFKDDFIRVVNKKGNQRGISIDQDEGELLITIKVSVYLNEDICGLCTELQKTIIEEIKIMTGIEVTNVNVMIDSVRLKDD, from the coding sequence ATGATTACGAGAATACTCGAAAAGGGAACGCTTAGTATTTCTGAAGATGTTTTCGCGATTATTTCATCGATTGTTATTGATGAAATGGAGGGCATTCATGGCACTGTTTCGGATTTTAAGGATGATTTTATTAGAGTTGTCAATAAAAAAGGCAACCAAAGAGGAATTAGCATTGATCAAGATGAGGGTGAATTGCTCATTACGATTAAAGTATCGGTCTATCTAAATGAAGATATTTGTGGACTCTGTACGGAGCTTCAAAAAACAATTATTGAAGAAATAAAAATCATGACTGGTATCGAAGTAACAAACGTAAATGTAATGATTGATTCAGTCCGCTTAAAGGACGATTAA
- a CDS encoding GNAT family N-acetyltransferase, which yields MSPIFTDRLLVMECPLDLAKSVILHREKLEERSPLALPNDWPSTQLKSLLPYYIEMLEKNAAKRSLQIWLMIAPEIRTVIGSIRLKQVADDASTIDLGYETVYSYRRQGYCFEAVQAVVRYVFLDKRIKKITAECDERNIGSIKILEKLGMRCVNKEVSFLMWELKKESIS from the coding sequence TTGTCGCCAATTTTTACAGACCGGTTATTAGTAATGGAGTGTCCGTTGGATTTGGCAAAATCAGTAATTTTGCATCGAGAAAAATTAGAGGAGCGTTCACCGCTTGCGTTGCCTAACGATTGGCCTTCTACCCAGTTAAAAAGTCTTCTCCCTTATTATATTGAAATGTTAGAGAAAAATGCGGCTAAAAGGAGCTTGCAAATTTGGTTAATGATTGCGCCTGAAATAAGAACTGTGATTGGCTCTATTAGATTAAAACAGGTGGCAGATGACGCTAGTACGATTGACCTCGGATACGAAACAGTTTATTCCTATCGAAGGCAAGGTTATTGTTTTGAAGCTGTACAAGCTGTTGTTCGTTACGTATTTCTCGATAAAAGAATAAAAAAAATAACCGCTGAATGTGATGAACGTAATATTGGATCGATTAAAATTTTAGAAAAACTTGGAATGCGTTGCGTTAATAAAGAAGTTTCATTTTTAATGTGGGAATTAAAAAAAGAAAGCATATCATAG
- the ctaG gene encoding cytochrome c oxidase assembly factor CtaG: MLEKLSIFGFKAMWSPWFLISLIVIGAMYFLLVRRVTEKQAILFITSLVLLYIVKGSPVDLLGHLNFSIHMAQMSVLYLVLPPLLIHAIPNWLYQKVLAKRYIRQPFLFVTKPLFAVLLFNGVFSLYHFPFIFDAVKTNIVLHALVTTTIFIAALIMWWPLICPLSEYRKLSGLQKLAYIFADGVLLTPACALIIFSDVPLYQTYTNPVAWAKALELCVPVSMLSNIDIGSPQMFSWLPPLHDQQLGGVIMKIMQEISYGTVLTFVFFQWVKEEKQKESKEAIALPSPQP; this comes from the coding sequence ATGCTTGAGAAACTGAGTATTTTTGGTTTTAAGGCAATGTGGAGTCCTTGGTTTTTAATAAGTTTAATCGTCATAGGGGCGATGTACTTCCTGCTTGTTAGGCGGGTGACTGAAAAACAAGCAATCTTGTTCATAACTTCACTCGTGCTATTATATATTGTGAAGGGAAGTCCTGTTGATTTGTTAGGACATTTGAATTTTAGCATCCATATGGCACAAATGTCGGTATTATATTTAGTATTGCCTCCATTGTTGATTCATGCAATCCCCAATTGGCTTTATCAAAAGGTGTTGGCAAAGAGATACATTAGACAGCCGTTTTTGTTCGTAACTAAACCTTTATTCGCTGTTCTTTTATTTAATGGCGTTTTCTCACTCTATCATTTTCCATTTATATTTGATGCTGTTAAAACAAATATCGTGCTTCATGCTCTTGTTACAACGACTATTTTTATCGCTGCCTTAATCATGTGGTGGCCTCTTATTTGTCCGCTTTCTGAATACCGCAAATTAAGTGGATTGCAAAAGTTGGCTTATATTTTTGCAGATGGTGTGCTGCTTACACCAGCATGTGCGTTAATTATTTTTTCTGATGTGCCATTGTATCAGACGTATACAAATCCAGTTGCTTGGGCTAAAGCATTAGAGTTATGTGTGCCAGTCAGCATGCTATCAAATATTGATATTGGTAGTCCACAAATGTTTTCATGGCTACCACCGCTTCATGATCAGCAGCTAGGTGGTGTTATTATGAAGATTATGCAAGAAATTTCGTATGGAACTGTGCTTACCTTTGTATTTTTTCAATGGGTTAAAGAAGAAAAACAAAAAGAGTCAAAAGAAGCGATCGCCCTCCCTTCTCCACAACCATAA
- the ctaF gene encoding cytochrome c oxidase subunit IVB, whose amino-acid sequence MTMNSNSSTETKWELRKAANKEEMNQQFIVFALTIVLTILAFAAVVFADVINMWFVAPFIMVLAIVQVMFQLFYFMHMSHKGHEAPIMFIFTAILLAAVTVIALMTIVWW is encoded by the coding sequence ATGACTATGAATTCAAATTCATCGACAGAAACGAAGTGGGAGCTTAGAAAAGCTGCGAATAAGGAAGAAATGAATCAACAATTTATTGTCTTTGCGTTAACAATTGTTCTTACTATTCTTGCCTTTGCCGCAGTAGTTTTTGCTGATGTTATTAATATGTGGTTTGTCGCGCCATTTATAATGGTTCTGGCGATTGTCCAAGTTATGTTTCAATTGTTTTATTTCATGCACATGAGTCATAAAGGGCATGAAGCACCAATAATGTTTATTTTTACGGCTATATTACTCGCTGCAGTGACAGTTATTGCCTTGATGACGATTGTATGGTGGTAA
- a CDS encoding cytochrome (ubi)quinol oxidase subunit III, whose amino-acid sequence MAAEQALTRENFPAEPEKATMEGKNKFIGFWLFLGGETVMFASLFGTFLALRHSTINGPSPNELFSLPLVFLATMFLLFSSLTSVYAIYQMKNNNYKGMLIWMWVTVILGACFLVLEIYEFNHYVHEGLKYTTNAFASSFYTLTGFHGAHVAFGLCWITTLLVRNSKRNLSLYTAPKFYVASLYWHFIDVVWVFIFSVVYLMGKVG is encoded by the coding sequence ATGGCAGCTGAACAAGCTTTGACACGAGAAAACTTTCCAGCGGAACCTGAAAAAGCGACGATGGAAGGGAAAAATAAATTTATCGGTTTTTGGTTGTTTCTCGGCGGAGAAACCGTTATGTTTGCATCGTTATTCGGGACGTTTTTAGCTTTACGTCATTCGACGATAAATGGGCCATCACCTAATGAACTTTTCTCATTACCATTAGTATTTTTAGCGACAATGTTTTTATTATTTAGCAGTTTGACGAGCGTCTATGCGATTTATCAAATGAAAAATAATAATTACAAAGGCATGCTTATATGGATGTGGGTTACGGTCATTCTCGGTGCTTGTTTCCTTGTCCTTGAAATTTATGAGTTCAATCATTATGTTCACGAAGGATTAAAATACACAACAAATGCTTTTGCTTCATCTTTCTATACATTAACAGGATTTCATGGAGCGCACGTAGCTTTTGGACTTTGTTGGATTACCACTTTATTAGTTCGCAACTCTAAGCGTAATCTTAGTTTATACACAGCGCCGAAGTTTTATGTAGCGAGTTTGTATTGGCATTTTATTGACGTTGTTTGGGTATTCATCTTTTCAGTTGTTTACTTAATGGGAAAGGTGGGCTAA
- a CDS encoding cytochrome ubiquinol oxidase subunit I, with the protein MSTLVQKRGVGAIIWDYLTTVDHKKIAHLYLFAGLLHFVIGGLEALLMRIQLMYPENNFLVGTAFNEALTAHGTTMLFFVAMPLIFALANAVVPIQIGARDVAFPFLNSLGFWLFFFGALFFNFGWFLGGMPGAGWTNYASLAMADPSHGVDFYLIGLQISGFGTLISAINFLATVITMRTAGMTFMRLPMFTWTVFVSSSLILFAFPPLTVGIFLMMFDRLFGSNFFNVALGGNTIIWEHLFWIFGHPEVYILVLPAFGIFSDIISTFSRKRIFGYTSMVFATVLIGFIGFMVWAHHMFTTGMGPVVNSIFAVATMAVGVPTGIKVFNWLFTMWGGNIRYTTPMLYATWFVPTFVMGGVTGVMLASAAADYQFHDSYFVVAHFHYIIVGGIVLGLFAGMHFWWPKMFGKMMNETLGKITFWVWYIGFHLTFFIQHFLGLWGMPRRVFTYLPNQGWDTANFVSTIGAILMAIAVVLLVINMVMSFFSKEEVGPDPWGDGRSLEWAVSSPPVEYNFKQLPLVRSLDPVWYEKMNGNKELIPAEPLGDIHMPNGSFLPFVISVGLFVSGFGFMYHDLGTNKLALSVGIIGLVIMFGAMFVRSIKDDHGYHIHKEDLEREGGLKA; encoded by the coding sequence GTGAGTACATTGGTACAAAAAAGGGGTGTTGGCGCAATTATCTGGGACTACTTAACGACAGTAGATCATAAAAAAATTGCCCATTTATATCTTTTTGCAGGATTATTGCACTTTGTCATTGGTGGTTTAGAGGCACTGTTAATGCGGATTCAATTAATGTATCCGGAAAATAATTTTCTAGTTGGCACTGCGTTTAATGAAGCATTAACAGCCCATGGTACAACAATGTTATTTTTTGTTGCGATGCCGCTAATATTTGCTTTAGCGAACGCAGTCGTTCCGATTCAAATAGGGGCACGGGACGTTGCTTTTCCATTTTTAAATTCACTTGGCTTTTGGTTATTTTTCTTTGGTGCATTATTTTTTAACTTTGGTTGGTTTTTAGGTGGAATGCCGGGAGCAGGGTGGACGAACTATGCGTCACTGGCGATGGCAGACCCGAGCCATGGTGTTGATTTTTATTTAATCGGTTTGCAGATTTCCGGTTTTGGAACATTAATATCGGCGATTAACTTTTTAGCTACGGTTATTACAATGCGTACAGCTGGGATGACATTTATGAGACTTCCGATGTTTACATGGACAGTTTTTGTTTCGTCATCGTTAATCTTATTTGCCTTCCCACCATTAACAGTGGGCATATTCTTAATGATGTTTGATCGTTTGTTCGGCTCTAACTTTTTTAATGTTGCTCTTGGTGGAAATACAATTATTTGGGAGCATTTATTCTGGATATTTGGTCATCCAGAAGTATATATTTTAGTATTGCCTGCTTTCGGGATTTTCTCAGATATTATTTCAACATTTTCACGAAAACGTATCTTTGGTTATACATCAATGGTATTTGCCACAGTTTTAATCGGTTTTATCGGCTTCATGGTTTGGGCTCACCATATGTTTACAACTGGTATGGGCCCTGTTGTAAACTCTATTTTTGCGGTAGCAACAATGGCGGTTGGTGTACCAACGGGAATAAAAGTATTTAACTGGTTATTTACAATGTGGGGCGGTAATATTCGCTATACAACCCCGATGCTTTATGCTACATGGTTCGTTCCGACATTCGTAATGGGTGGGGTTACTGGTGTTATGCTTGCTTCAGCTGCAGCGGATTACCAGTTCCATGACAGTTACTTTGTTGTTGCCCATTTCCATTACATCATTGTTGGTGGTATTGTTTTAGGTCTTTTTGCAGGCATGCATTTCTGGTGGCCGAAGATGTTCGGAAAAATGATGAACGAAACGTTAGGAAAAATCACGTTCTGGGTATGGTATATCGGTTTCCATCTAACATTTTTTATTCAACATTTCCTTGGGCTTTGGGGAATGCCGCGCCGTGTATTTACATATTTGCCAAACCAAGGCTGGGATACAGCAAACTTTGTAAGTACAATTGGTGCAATCTTAATGGCAATTGCAGTTGTTTTACTTGTTATTAATATGGTGATGTCTTTCTTCAGCAAAGAGGAAGTTGGTCCAGACCCATGGGGAGATGGGCGTTCACTAGAATGGGCGGTTTCTTCTCCACCAGTGGAATACAACTTTAAACAATTGCCGCTTGTTCGCAGCTTAGACCCTGTTTGGTATGAAAAAATGAATGGCAATAAGGAACTAATACCAGCAGAGCCACTTGGCGATATTCATATGCCTAATGGATCGTTTCTTCCGTTTGTTATATCTGTAGGTCTATTTGTATCAGGATTCGGATTTATGTATCATGATTTAGGTACGAATAAGCTTGCTTTAAGCGTAGGAATTATTGGTCTTGTAATTATGTTTGGAGCAATGTTTGTTCGCTCAATTAAAGATGATCACGGCTATCATATCCACAAAGAAGACCTTGAGCGAGAAGGAGGTTTAAAAGCATAA
- the coxB gene encoding cytochrome c oxidase subunit II translates to MNRVGGKSRLFVVVLMLLLILAGCGGEPFLSTLTPGGKNAEMVFDLMMLTTILMAFVTVVVIVIFIYVSIKFRRTKQNENKIPKQIEGSHKLEIIWTVIPIVILMIIAVPTVSATFKLDASKENIPKDALQVNVTGKLYWWEFEYPEEQIITAQDLVIPAGEKVYLKLTAGDVKHSFWIPALAGKIDTNTDNENYMWVHAYEEGVYYGKCAELCGPSHALMDFKVKVLSKENYEEWVVTMQRPTEVPTEATAKAGQEIFAKSCAGCHAVDSNDSRPVVARLAPNLSNFADRERVAGIKDMTPENVHAWISDPETMKPGNKMTGTYNLKPNEIEAVTEYLLTLSKENK, encoded by the coding sequence ATGAATCGTGTAGGAGGGAAAAGTCGTTTGTTTGTGGTAGTTTTAATGCTTTTGCTAATCTTAGCTGGCTGTGGTGGGGAGCCGTTTTTGTCGACCCTTACACCAGGAGGTAAAAATGCTGAAATGGTGTTTGACCTGATGATGTTAACAACAATTCTCATGGCGTTTGTAACCGTTGTTGTCATTGTCATTTTCATTTATGTTTCCATTAAGTTTCGCAGAACAAAACAGAATGAAAATAAGATTCCTAAGCAAATTGAAGGCAGTCATAAATTAGAGATTATTTGGACTGTTATTCCGATTGTCATTCTAATGATTATTGCTGTTCCAACTGTTTCTGCAACATTCAAATTGGATGCTAGTAAAGAAAACATTCCAAAAGATGCATTGCAAGTAAATGTTACTGGGAAGCTTTATTGGTGGGAATTTGAGTATCCAGAAGAACAAATCATTACAGCACAGGACTTAGTGATTCCAGCTGGAGAAAAGGTTTATTTAAAGTTAACAGCAGGAGATGTGAAACATTCATTTTGGATTCCGGCATTAGCGGGAAAAATAGACACGAACACAGATAATGAAAATTATATGTGGGTCCATGCCTATGAAGAAGGGGTTTATTATGGGAAATGTGCTGAACTTTGCGGCCCATCACATGCTTTGATGGATTTCAAGGTAAAGGTTTTATCAAAAGAGAATTATGAAGAATGGGTTGTTACTATGCAGCGACCAACAGAAGTACCGACAGAAGCAACTGCTAAGGCTGGCCAAGAAATCTTTGCAAAAAGCTGCGCAGGTTGTCATGCTGTTGATTCTAATGATTCACGACCAGTAGTTGCAAGACTTGCACCAAATCTGTCTAACTTTGCAGACCGTGAGCGTGTTGCCGGGATTAAAGATATGACACCCGAAAATGTTCATGCTTGGATTTCAGACCCTGAAACAATGAAACCAGGAAATAAAATGACGGGCACATATAATTTGAAACCAAATGAAATCGAAGCGGTAACTGAATACTTGCTTACGCTTTCAAAGGAAAATAAATAG
- a CDS encoding protoheme IX farnesyltransferase, whose protein sequence is MSRAANPMFDATTLKESEIQTSSLWNDLLSLVKIGIINSNLITAFTGIWLALYFTNQTFIASIDKVLLGMFGNALVMAGACVLNNYIDRDIDHIMERTKTRPTVTGSIGLTKVLMLGWSASLIGLLLLLLASPQAAIIGFIGWFTYVVLYSLWSKRRHPINTVVGSFSGAAPPLIGWAAIDPTLSIEAWVLFLIMFIWQPPHFYALAMKKCAEYKKAGVPMLPVVKGFAVTKRHIVAFVACLLPLPFFLTALGPVFLTVSLLLSVGWFVLGIYGFFMKEDLKWSKWMFIYSLNYLTIIFVLMVIVTI, encoded by the coding sequence ATGAGTAGAGCTGCTAATCCGATGTTTGACGCTACTACTCTTAAAGAGAGTGAAATTCAAACAAGTTCCTTGTGGAATGATTTGCTTTCCCTTGTTAAAATTGGAATTATAAATTCTAATTTAATTACAGCTTTTACTGGTATTTGGCTTGCGCTCTATTTCACAAATCAAACATTTATTGCTAGTATTGATAAAGTGTTGCTTGGAATGTTTGGGAATGCATTAGTAATGGCTGGAGCATGCGTTTTGAACAATTATATCGACCGTGATATAGACCATATCATGGAACGCACGAAAACAAGGCCAACCGTAACAGGAAGTATTGGCTTAACAAAGGTTTTAATGCTTGGATGGTCAGCATCATTAATCGGTTTACTATTATTATTATTGGCATCGCCTCAAGCTGCTATTATCGGGTTTATAGGATGGTTTACTTATGTCGTCTTATACTCGCTCTGGTCTAAGCGCAGGCATCCAATTAATACAGTTGTTGGCAGCTTTTCAGGTGCTGCACCACCGTTAATTGGCTGGGCAGCGATTGACCCTACTCTATCAATTGAAGCGTGGGTTTTATTTCTTATTATGTTCATTTGGCAACCGCCACATTTTTATGCATTAGCAATGAAAAAGTGTGCGGAATATAAGAAGGCTGGAGTTCCGATGCTGCCAGTTGTAAAAGGTTTTGCAGTAACAAAGAGACATATTGTTGCCTTTGTTGCTTGTTTGCTACCGTTGCCATTTTTCTTAACAGCATTAGGTCCAGTCTTTCTAACCGTATCTTTACTGTTAAGTGTAGGTTGGTTTGTGTTGGGTATTTATGGTTTTTTCATGAAAGAAGATTTGAAATGGTCAAAGTGGATGTTTATTTATTCTTTAAACTATTTGACGATTATTTTTGTATTGATGGTCATTGTAACGATTTAG
- a CDS encoding heme A synthase: MNRGLKVLSVASSIVMLFVLIGGALVTKTGSGMGCGRSWPLCNGKFLPGDITSELIIELSHRLVSGLSIILVVTLAVWSWKKVGHIREVKFLSFLSVFFLIVQALLGAGAVIWGQDPVIMALHFGVSLVSVASVFLLMLLIFEIDKKFDADSLIIDKGLRAQIYAISIYCYMVVYTGALVRHKKAHLACLDFPFCDNSAMFSLPTNEFEWVQMGHRFAATIFFVWLILLSIRIIKQYRIKRVLYWSAISSIILIILQPLSGALIIYTRVNLYVTLAHATFITVLFCVLSYLILLSSRSKKNKIKQYKKIA, translated from the coding sequence TTGAATAGAGGATTAAAAGTTTTATCTGTCGCGTCAAGTATCGTCATGCTTTTTGTTCTTATTGGCGGTGCACTTGTTACGAAGACTGGTTCTGGTATGGGCTGTGGTCGTTCATGGCCGCTTTGTAACGGAAAATTTCTTCCCGGTGATATTACATCTGAACTAATTATTGAACTTTCACACCGACTAGTATCTGGACTATCAATTATCTTAGTCGTAACTTTGGCTGTTTGGTCTTGGAAAAAAGTTGGACATATAAGGGAAGTTAAGTTTCTTTCATTTTTATCGGTGTTCTTCTTAATCGTTCAAGCGTTGCTTGGAGCAGGGGCCGTTATTTGGGGTCAAGATCCGGTCATTATGGCATTGCATTTTGGAGTTTCATTAGTATCAGTTGCATCTGTCTTTCTATTAATGTTACTTATTTTTGAAATAGACAAAAAATTTGATGCCGACTCTTTAATTATTGATAAAGGCTTGCGGGCGCAAATTTATGCTATCAGTATTTATTGCTATATGGTTGTCTATACTGGTGCACTTGTTCGTCACAAAAAAGCACATTTAGCCTGTTTAGATTTCCCATTTTGTGATAACAGTGCTATGTTCTCATTACCTACTAACGAGTTTGAATGGGTGCAAATGGGGCATCGCTTTGCAGCTACCATTTTCTTTGTATGGCTAATCCTTTTATCAATTCGAATTATTAAACAATATCGCATAAAACGAGTATTGTACTGGAGTGCTATTTCGTCCATTATCTTAATCATCCTACAACCTTTATCAGGTGCACTTATTATTTATACAAGAGTAAATTTATATGTGACATTAGCACATGCTACGTTTATTACAGTTTTATTCTGTGTCCTAAGCTATCTAATTCTTTTATCTTCGAGAAGTAAGAAAAACAAAATAAAACAATATAAAAAGATTGCCTAG
- a CDS encoding FtsW/RodA/SpoVE family cell cycle protein, whose product MVKKIIKSYDYTLVLAPIILSLFGIIMIYSSSMVVAVDEYEGTPDLFFLKQLRWFFLGVLIYMFFLIFPYKIYKRFLKLIFFGAPIILIAVLLFGTTTNNATRGFLGFQPAEFIKLGVIIYLAGVFSNKQSYIERFAPAFGPPLTFIFIIFFLVYKQPDLGTALLILATAGMIIICSGIRLKHLSRLMLVAVVGAILLYPFLSEVQLGRITAAYNPFHEDIADKNGYQLINSYIAIAAGGVTGEGLGKSIQKFGYLPEPHTDFIMAIISEELGIFGVGFVLFMLLFIVWKGFTVAMKANDPFGSLIAIGISGMIGIQSFVNIGALTGLLPITGVPLPFVSYGGSSLVLIMISMGILNNIAMYAKLKQA is encoded by the coding sequence ATGGTAAAAAAAATAATAAAATCTTATGATTATACACTTGTATTGGCGCCGATTATTTTAAGTTTATTCGGCATTATTATGATTTATAGTTCAAGTATGGTTGTTGCTGTTGATGAATACGAGGGAACACCTGATTTGTTTTTCTTAAAACAATTACGGTGGTTTTTTCTTGGCGTACTTATTTATATGTTTTTTTTAATCTTTCCATATAAAATATATAAAAGGTTTTTAAAGCTGATTTTTTTCGGGGCACCAATAATACTTATAGCTGTTTTGCTTTTTGGAACGACAACTAATAATGCGACAAGAGGTTTTTTGGGCTTTCAGCCAGCAGAGTTTATAAAACTTGGTGTCATTATTTACTTAGCGGGTGTTTTTTCTAATAAACAATCGTATATTGAAAGGTTCGCGCCCGCATTTGGTCCACCATTAACGTTTATTTTCATAATATTTTTCCTAGTGTACAAGCAGCCAGACTTAGGAACGGCTCTGCTCATTTTAGCTACAGCGGGAATGATCATTATTTGCTCAGGCATTCGTCTCAAACATCTTAGCCGATTGATGCTCGTGGCTGTAGTTGGAGCAATTCTTTTATATCCGTTTTTATCGGAGGTGCAGTTAGGTCGCATTACAGCTGCGTATAATCCTTTTCATGAAGATATAGCTGATAAGAATGGATACCAGCTTATTAATTCTTATATTGCCATTGCTGCTGGTGGTGTTACGGGGGAAGGTTTAGGAAAAAGCATCCAAAAATTTGGCTATCTGCCCGAGCCGCATACTGATTTTATTATGGCGATTATTTCAGAAGAACTTGGAATCTTTGGTGTTGGTTTTGTCTTATTCATGTTACTCTTTATTGTTTGGAAGGGATTTACTGTAGCGATGAAGGCTAATGATCCGTTTGGTAGTTTAATTGCTATCGGGATTTCAGGTATGATAGGCATTCAGTCTTTCGTTAATATTGGTGCATTGACAGGACTATTACCAATCACAGGTGTACCTCTCCCGTTCGTAAGTTATGGTGGTTCATCATTAGTGTTGATAATGATATCAATGGGAATTCTAAATAATATCGCAATGTATGCAAAGTTAAAGCAAGCATAA
- a CDS encoding YlaN family protein → MSSEVALNHKEKAYALLKADADKILKLIKVQMDNLTMPQCPLYEEVLDTQMFGLSREIDFAVRLGLVDDTNGKALLESLERELSSLHEASLKNK, encoded by the coding sequence GTGTCTTCAGAGGTTGCCCTAAATCATAAAGAAAAGGCATATGCCCTTCTTAAGGCTGATGCTGATAAAATATTGAAGCTAATCAAAGTACAAATGGATAATTTAACAATGCCTCAATGTCCTTTATATGAGGAAGTGTTAGATACGCAAATGTTTGGTTTATCGCGTGAAATCGATTTTGCCGTCCGTCTTGGGTTAGTTGATGATACCAATGGGAAAGCATTGCTTGAGTCGTTGGAAAGGGAGCTATCATCCCTTCATGAAGCCTCTTTAAAAAATAAATAA
- a CDS encoding PhoH family protein, whose translation MKEIYVLDTNVLLQDPHSIFAFEDNEVVIPAVVLEEVDSKKRNMDEIGRNARQVSKIIDRLRTQGKIHKGIPLENGGNFRIELNHRSFLKLQEVFDEKTNDNRILAVALNLNLEEQKKEAGRQVILVSKDVLVRVKADAVGLLAEDFLSDRVVEYDDNIYSGFQTVYVSKDLLNEFYEKTQLEITKLPVYGYLPNQFVIMKDVLGTSQSALGIVDEKVKYVKKCFFDKDHVWGIKARNVQQTMGLELLLRPDIPLVTLIGKAGTGKTLLALAAGLYQTEDLGIYKKLLVARPIVPVGKDLGYLPGEKEEKLRPWMQPIYDNLEYLFNTKKPGELDAILAGMGSIQVEALTYIRGRSIPEQFIIIDEAQNLSKHEVKTILTRVGEKSKIVLMGDTEQVDHPYLDEYNNGLTYVVEKFKQEKISGHVKFVKGERSTLAQLAADLL comes from the coding sequence TTGAAGGAAATTTATGTACTAGATACTAATGTATTACTTCAAGATCCTCATTCAATCTTCGCATTTGAAGATAATGAAGTAGTGATTCCAGCAGTTGTCCTAGAAGAGGTCGATTCAAAAAAAAGAAATATGGATGAAATTGGGAGAAACGCAAGACAAGTATCAAAAATAATTGATCGCCTGCGGACACAAGGAAAAATTCATAAAGGAATTCCGCTTGAAAATGGCGGAAACTTTAGGATAGAGTTAAATCATCGTTCATTTTTAAAGCTACAGGAAGTATTTGATGAAAAAACGAATGATAATCGTATATTGGCGGTTGCCCTTAATTTGAATTTAGAGGAGCAGAAAAAAGAAGCAGGCAGACAAGTCATCCTTGTTAGTAAAGATGTGTTAGTAAGGGTAAAAGCTGATGCCGTAGGCCTATTAGCAGAAGACTTTTTAAGTGATCGGGTTGTTGAATATGATGACAATATTTATTCAGGCTTCCAAACTGTCTATGTTAGCAAGGACCTTTTGAACGAGTTTTATGAAAAGACGCAACTAGAAATTACGAAACTTCCAGTATACGGCTACTTGCCAAATCAATTCGTTATTATGAAGGATGTATTAGGGACATCGCAATCTGCGCTTGGCATCGTTGATGAGAAAGTAAAATACGTTAAAAAATGTTTCTTCGATAAGGACCATGTTTGGGGCATTAAAGCGCGGAACGTTCAACAAACAATGGGCCTTGAGCTACTCCTTCGTCCAGATATACCGCTTGTTACATTAATTGGAAAAGCAGGAACAGGAAAAACATTATTAGCATTAGCAGCCGGCCTTTATCAAACAGAGGACCTTGGAATTTACAAAAAATTACTAGTTGCCCGTCCGATTGTGCCTGTTGGCAAAGATCTTGGCTATCTTCCAGGGGAAAAAGAGGAAAAATTAAGACCATGGATGCAGCCAATTTATGATAATTTAGAGTATTTATTTAATACAAAAAAACCAGGTGAACTTGACGCTATATTAGCGGGAATGGGATCCATTCAAGTAGAAGCTCTCACCTATATAAGAGGGAGAAGCATCCCCGAACAATTTATTATTATTGACGAGGCCCAAAACCTTTCAAAGCATGAGGTCAAAACAATCTTAACGAGAGTAGGGGAAAAAAGTAAAATTGTGCTAATGGGTGACACTGAGCAAGTTGACCATCCGTATCTTGATGAATATAACAATGGGTTAACATATGTTGTTGAAAAATTTAAACAAGAGAAAATCAGCGGTCATGTCAAGTTTGTAAAAGGCGAAAGATCGACACTCGCGCAGTTGGCAGCCGATTTATTATAA